One segment of Prionailurus bengalensis isolate Pbe53 chromosome D4, Fcat_Pben_1.1_paternal_pri, whole genome shotgun sequence DNA contains the following:
- the LOC122474368 gene encoding LOW QUALITY PROTEIN: nuclear pore-associated protein 1-like (The sequence of the model RefSeq protein was modified relative to this genomic sequence to represent the inferred CDS: inserted 1 base in 1 codon), with amino-acid sequence MSSRRLSTLGKITGRRHKGPAQSVTQAQCLINYERSQKLRRRSPAFLLPSPNHLTHNQPNMGNLLCKFRFPPRRPPMSGCGRPFPPPSPALPASLYIQPKRPCPILQAACTPLGILPLANWSSSPKKPVLSAHNSMMFGHSRAKRIPPLGCKFTLPHSLSEKVEEAVEPVPSRHLPLSCPYGVEEKVQEDPRKNMEDLVKTKGQNGGNRVPHNVGDIPLKSSPLETSGLLSSSQRSPTPLDLHPNPPGDSLRENTQKSLMNCCPEGHVVTSSHGPAGNVMPDTDAAVLSDPTPCCPLLQETSTKEVSGHGELPPLPKFPCIAIDKNLDTLKNTKCQRKKILEDKREIKGNCSDAQPATSLSLLASETANSLLLASHTLQVPIPTDDLADQSAKSPIPSVPPSLTPNIGQETAQIVSKSSPAVPAGFVPHLSSNLICGIPVKKEGPLQPVTTVTYLISDITTLPNTSTPPYSHPPATXESPVPMCVDSPPPILPAPLPNPSTHSPVSIVQPISSKTVASTIAANASTSTSKLTSGPGVFHMDTTPLSKAVIFRSPQESGMGALLHFPRAIAV; translated from the exons GGAGGCGTCACAAGGGCCCGGCTCAGTCAGTCACTCAGGCTCAGTGCCTGATTAACTATGAAAGGAGTCAGAAGCTCAGGAGGCGCTCTCCAGCTTTTTTACTCCCATCTCCCAATCATTTGACGCACAACCAGCCCAATATGGGCAACCTGCTTTGTAAGTTTCGTTTCCCACCCCGTCGCCCTCCGATGTCTGGCTGTGGTCGGCCCTTTCCCCCACCTTCTCCA GCCTTACCAGCTAGTTTATACATCCAGCCAAAGAGGCCGTGCCCCATCCTGCAGGCCGCATGTACCCCTCTGGGGATCCTTCCCTTGGCGAACTGGAGTAGCTCTCCGAAAAAACCTGTGCTGTCTGCTCATAATTCCATGATGTTTGGACACTCCAGAGCCAAAAGGATCCCTCCTCTGGGTTGCAAATTCACTCTCCCACATTCACTATCTGAGAAGGTAGAGGAAGCTGTGGAGCCAGTACCATCCAGGCACCTCCCACTTTCTTGCCCATATGGGGTGGAGGAGAAGGTCCAAGAAGATCCCAGAAAAAACATGGAGGATCTTGTAAAGACCAAAGGGCAGAATGGTGGGAACAGGGTCCCCCATAACGTTGGGGACATACCATTAAAATCTAGTCCCCTGGAGACCAGTGGGCTTCTCAGTTCCTCACAGCGCAGCCCCACACCTTTGGACCTCCATCCTAATCCTCCAGGAGACAGTTTGAGGGAGAACACCCAGAAGTCTCTGATGAACTGCTGCCCTGAAGGCCACGTAGTCACCTCCTCTCATGGCCCAGCCGGAAATGTCATGCCTGACACAGATGCTGCAGTGCTCAGCGACCCAACCCCATGCTGCCCCTTATTGCAGGAGACATCAACAAAGGAAGTGTCGG GCCACGGCGAGTTGCCCCCACTTCCTAAGTTTCCTTGCATAGCTATTGACAAAAACCTGGACACCTTGAAGAATACCAAATGTCAGAGGAAAAAGATCTTGGAAGACAAAAGAGAGATCAAAGGAAACTGCTCAGACGCTCAGCCTGCCACTTCTTTATCCCTACTTGCCTCAGAGACTGCTAACTCTCTGCTTTTGGCGAGTCACACTTTGCAAGTCCCTATTCCTACTGATGACTTGGCTGACCAATCTGCCAAGTCCCcgattccctctgtccctccatctTTAACACCAAACATTGGTCAGGAGACAGCACAGATAGTTTCTAAATCTTCTCCAGCTGTTCCTGCTGGTTTTGTTCCTCATCTTAGTTCCAATCTCATTTGTGGAATTCCTGTGAAGAAAGAAGGCCCTCTTCAGCCAGTCACTACTGTAACATATCTTATTTCTGACATCACCACACTTCCTAACACCTCAACCCCTCCTTACAGCCACCCTCCTGCAA CAGAATCCCCAGTGCCTATGTGTGTAGATTCCCCCCCTCCTATCCTACCCGCCCCTCTTCCAAATCCTTCCACACATAGCCCTGTTTCAATTGTCCAGCCCATCAGTTCTAAGACAGTTGCTTCTACCATCGCAGCCAATGCATCTACATCTACCTCCAAGCTTACTTCAGGTCCTGGTGTATTCCACATGGACACCACTCCCCTTTCAAAGGCTGTTATTTTCAGATCTCCCCAAGAATCCGGAATGGGAGCTCTCCTTCATTTCCCCAGGGCCATTGCAGTTTGA